A portion of the Terriglobales bacterium genome contains these proteins:
- a CDS encoding NAD(P)H-hydrate epimerase — MKIVTAAEMREVDRITSERYGVPSLTLMENAGAAVAEFALREHPKAATFGVICGKGNNGGDGFVAARKLHEAGKQVKVLLLADPEELKGDAAQMYKKLPVKAVIARNQDELKSEVAQDVFAADVLVDAILGTGFKPPVSG; from the coding sequence ATGAAGATCGTTACTGCCGCCGAGATGCGCGAGGTCGATCGCATCACCAGCGAGCGCTACGGCGTTCCCTCGCTCACCCTGATGGAGAACGCGGGCGCGGCGGTGGCGGAGTTCGCGTTGCGCGAGCATCCCAAGGCGGCAACGTTTGGCGTCATCTGCGGCAAGGGGAACAACGGCGGCGACGGCTTTGTGGCCGCACGCAAGCTGCACGAAGCCGGGAAGCAAGTGAAGGTTCTGCTGCTGGCTGATCCGGAGGAGCTGAAAGGCGACGCGGCACAGATGTACAAGAAGCTGCCGGTCAAGGCAGTCATTGCGCGCAACCAGGATGAACTGAAGAGCGAAGTGGCGCAGGACGTCTTTGCCGCCGACGTGCTGGTGGATGCGATCCTGGGGACGGGGTTCAAGCCGCCGGTGAGCGGG